A DNA window from Daucus carota subsp. sativus chromosome 3, DH1 v3.0, whole genome shotgun sequence contains the following coding sequences:
- the LOC108211564 gene encoding thaumatin-like protein, translating into MKFPKSFCILSLFLISHFFTTGNEVAQACTFTISNRCPFPIWPATAANQGHPVIAKGGFCLPSGQIKKFQVPGDWTGRVWARTGCNFANKNWKTGCQTGDCDGKLECMGSTGLPPATLVQIALQADKSKPSYYDVSVVDGYNLPVSVMTKPYSSKCKIGGCVKNMNNICPEELQVLNEEKEVVACKSACLAYNVDKFCCRNAYGSPEKCRPSVYSRMFKEACPWYYSYAYDTPAPLDNAKLRSRSFLRQTPIPVLPPPWLVVPWCSCWMGAYKTTPAGGFCPKAPPA; encoded by the exons ATGAAGTTTCCAAAATCATTCTGCATCCTCTCCCTTTTCCTAATATCTCACTTTTTCACTACCG GAAATGAGGTAGCACAAGCATGCACATTTACTATAAGCAATCGATGTCCTTTTCCGATATGGCCTGCAACAGCTGCAAACCAAGGCCATCCGGTTATAGCCAAAGGCGGCTTCTGTCTTCCATCAggccaaataaaaaaattccaagTCCCCGGGGACTGGACAGGGCGCGTATGGGCAAGAACTGGCTGCAATTTTGCCAATAAAAACTGGAAAACAGGTTGCCAAACAGGCGACTGCGACGGGAAACTAGAGTGCATGGGAAGCACAGGCCTCCCCCCAGCCACGCTTGTTCAAATTGCACTCCAGGCAGACAAATCAAAACCAAGTTATTACGACGTTAGTGTAGTTGATGGATACAATCTCCCTGTTTCTGTCATGACAAAGCCTTATTCGTCGAAATGTAAAATTGGAGGGTGCGTTAAAAACATGAATAACATTTGTCCCGAGGAGCTTCAAGTGTTGAACGAAGAGAAGGAAGTTGTGGCGTGCAAAAGTGCTTGTTTGGCTTACAATGTGGACAAGTTTTGTTGTAGGAATGCGTATGGGAGTCCAGAGAAGTGCAGGCCAAGCGTGTACTCACGTATGTTTAAAGAGGCTTGCCCCTGGTATTACAGCTATGCGTATGATACACCAGCACCGCTTGATAACGCCAAactccgatcccggtccttcctccgccaaactccgatcccggtccttcctccgccgtggctggtggttccgtggtgcagctgctggatgggtgcctacaaaacaacgccggcgggggggttttgccccaaagcgcctccggcgtga
- the LOC108215351 gene encoding AAA-ATPase At3g28580, translating to MLSTGEMFTQMGSLIAGIMFIWAMFQQYFPYELRTSLEKYTHKLFSLVYPYIQIKFNEFTGERLMRSEAFSAIETYLASNSSMQAKKLKADTLKNSQSLALSMDDNEEVADEFNGVKVWWVSGKNVSKAQSFSFYPTSDEKRYYKLLFHKKQRELIIGPYLSHVFKEGKAITVKNRQRKLYTNSGSHWSHVVFEHPATFQTLGMDPVRKREIVDDLVRFSNAQDYYAKIGRAWKRGYLLYGPPGTGKSTMVAAMANLLEYDIFDLELTAVKDNTELRKLLIETSSKSIIVIEDIDCSLDLTGQRKKKRKEDEDEDKEAVAKKLMKDEGEAKTSKVTLSGLLNFIDGLWSACRGERLIVFTTNYVEKLDPALIRRGRMDKHVELSYCCFESFKVLAKNYLDVEAHCLFDKIRLLLEEVNMSPADVAENLMVKSSIEDAVDGCLEGLVGALETAKEEARVKAAEEEAENAKRLLAEQVKAEEKVEEVAAVSQENGTKNESSGENGSLAKEELAK from the coding sequence ATGTTGAGCACGGGAGAAATGTTCACCCAAATGGGCTCACTCATAGCCGGAATCATGTTCATCTGGGCCATGTTCCAACAATACTTCCCTTACGAACTCAGAACCTCTCTTGAAAAATACACACACAAGCTCTTCTCTCTCGTCTACCCCTACATCCAAATCAAGTTCAATGAGTTCACCGGGGAGCGCCTCATGCGCAGCGAGGCCTTTTCCGCTATCGAGACTTATTTAGCTTCCAATTCATCCATGCAAGCCAAGAAGCTTAAGGCTGACACCCTCAAGAACAGCCAGTCTCTGGCTCTCAGCATGGATGATAACGAAGAAGTGGCTGATGAGTTCAATGGTGTTAAGGTCTGGTGGGTCTCGGGGAAAAACGTTTCTAAGGCTCAGAGTTTCTCGTTTTATCCCACTAGTGATGAGAAAAGGTATTATAAGCTTTTGTTTCATAAGAAACAGAGGGAGCTTATAATTGGGCCTTATTTGTCACATGTTTTTAAGGAGGGTAAGGCTATAACTGTTAAGAATAGGCAGAGGAAATTGTATACGAATTCGGGGTCTCATTGGAGTCATGTTGTGTTTGAGCATCCTGCCACATTTCAAACCCTAGGGATGGACCCTGTGAGAAAGCGAGAAATTGTGGATGATCTTGTGAGGTTTAGTAATGCTCAGGATTATTATGCGAAAATTGGGAGGGCTTGGAAGAGAGGGTATCTTCTTTATGGGCCTCCCGGGACGGGGAAGTCTACTATGGTTGCGGCGATGGCTAATTTGCTGgaatatgatatttttgatCTTGAATTGACTGCGGTGAAGGATAATACGGAGTTGAGGAAGTTGTTGATTGAGACGTCGAGTAAGTCGATTATTGTGATTGAGGATATTGATTGTTCGTTGGATCTCACGGggcagaggaagaagaagaggaaggaGGATGAGGATGAGGATAAGGAAGCAGTGGCGAAAAAGCTGATGAAAGATGAAGGGGAGGCGAAGACTAGTAAGGTGACTCTTTCGGGGCTTCTGAATTTTATTGATGGATTGTGGTCTGCTTGTCGTGGTGAGAGATTGATTGTTTTCACAACGAATTATGTGGAGAAACTTGATCCTGCGCTGATCAGGAGGGGAAGGATGGATAAGCATGTGGAGCTGTCGTACTGTTGTTTTGAGTCGTTTAAGGTGTTGGCGAAGAATTATCTTGATGTGGAGGCACATTGTTTGTTTGATAAGATTAGGTTGTTGCTGGAGGAAGTTAATATGAGTCCTGCTGATGTCGCGGAGAATTTGATGGTTAAGAGCTCGATTGAGGATGCTGTTGATGGTTGCTTGGAGGGCTTGGTGGGAGCTTTGGAGACGGCAAAAGAGGAAGCAAGGGTGAAAGCTGCTGAAGAAGAAGCAGAGAATGCTAAAAGATTGTTGGCTGAGCAAGTGAAAGCAGAGGAGAAAGTTGAGGAAGTGGCTGCTGTTAGTCAAGAAAACGGAACAAAAAATGAATCTAGTGGTGAAAATGGTTCATTAGCCAAAGAAGAATTGGCAAAGTAA
- the LOC135151289 gene encoding uncharacterized protein LOC135151289, producing the protein MSEREVALSGVVSEFQKVSKAEGKQVIMTPEGVWMDTKSYFITKAPLADEREFYRGIASFYKFKHPNGPLGPYNKEEFDTRFKEYAVSRAPYPVKSSFRELPWEAQDRLIRVAFQLPDAVEWRFPEPEERIFHRPADGFVPVWMEHLRSGWNPRWHLFFRHLCKYEYKCSPMQITPNAIKLMTWFLCACNKMGYQPTLKLFHILFQFKKSGEKPLYELRFRSKECGFGPGFLKPVMHQSSLKNWNREVLMLKGLDIHYMPYLVTDEKLVRTNFDAPGASGKFRDQLREFCECLGQQLTRDTFMQFDKLHEWGCLPYFDKNLWKSMANEHFAAALRNLGGIHSIPKPTPKPKTGAGKNDESGSSRQEATGGESSAAMEKIALGETEEIVEAGSPELVTRGRKRKQVSAQKASAKVPKVGRGKGFLLDSDSDSDDEDDDGEGARVPLGAGKYSAREIIKIMSEIPTEEDWVRMDDAGMVSTFKELGSLWGQLGSRLAGFNTIAFNLIKSERDTAETFGARARKAESDLAQERSAKEKLESELEKRVKEAETRLEAEWKRKLEDAETRAGDSEKRVSGLEEDMEKLKKQLEDRKEPEVVIADFKKSEEYKGDLANAAAAEVVRCWNVAERHIKTDPVADLTSFINLYIQAKDDVTAGKGEPEPFEGPSPSFIAPANPVAPVDAALQTNNLPPAT; encoded by the exons ATGTCGGAGAGAGAAGTAGCTTTGTCTGGGGTTGTGTCCGAGTTCCAGAAGGTGTCTAAAGCCGAGGGAAAACAGGTGATTATGACTCCGGAGGGTGTGTGGATGGACACAAAATCTTACTTTATTACTAAAGCGCCTTTAGCCGACGAGAGGGAGTTTTACCGGGGCATAGCTTCTTTTTACAAGTTTAAGCACCCGAATGGTCCTCTGGGCCCTTATAATAAGGAGGAGTTCGACACGAGGTTTAAGGAATATGCTGTTTCCCGGGCTCCCTACCCCGTGAAGAGTTCTTTCAGGGAGCTGCCGTGGGAAGCTCAGGATCGTTTGATCCGGGTTGCCTTTCAACTTCCGGATGCGGTCGAGTGGAGGTTTCCTGAGCCTGAGGAGAGGATTTTCCACCGGCCCGCTGACGGATTCGTCCCGGTGTGGATGGAGCATTTGAGGTCCGGGTGGAACCCGAGGTGGCACCTGTTCTTCAGGCACCTCTGTAAGTATGAGTATAAATGTTCCCCCATGCAGATCACCCCGAATGCAATTAAGTTGATGACCTGGTTTTTGTGTGCTTGTAACAAGATGGGGTATCAACCTACACTCAAGCTTTTCCATATTCTCTTCCAGTTCAAGAAGTCCGGGGAGAAACCTCTGTATGAGCTTCGTTTCCGGTCTAAAGAATGCGGTTTTGGACCCGGGTTCCTGAAACCGGTGATGCACCAGTCTTCTTTGAAGAACTGGAACCGCGAAGTGTTGATGTTGAAAGGTTTGGATATCCACTATATGCCGTATCTTGTCACGGATGAAAAATTAGTCAGGACTAATTTCGACGCCCCGGGTGCATCCGGGAAGTTCCGGGATCAGCTTAGGGAGTTTTGTGAGTGTCTCGGGCAGCAGTTGACCCGGGATACCTTTATGCAATTTGATAAACTGCATGAATGGGGAT GTTTGCcgtattttgataaaaatctgTGGAAGAGTATGGCTAATGAACATTTTGCTGCTGCTTTGAGGAACCTGGGGGGAATTCATTCGATCCCCAAGCCTACTCCTAAGCCTAAGACCGGGGCTGGGAAGAATGATGAATCCGGGTCTTCTAGGCAAGAGGCAACCGGCGGTGAGTCTAGCGCTGCCATGGAGAAAATCGCTTTGGGAGAGACCGAGGAGATTGTGGAAGCTGGCAGTCCGGAGTTGGTGACCCGGGGGAGGAAGAGGAAACAGGTCTCGGCGCAGAAGGCCTCTGCTAAAGTTCCCAAAGTTGGCCGGGGAAAAGGGTTTTTGCTGGATTCTGACtcggattctgatgatgaagatgatgacggGGAAGGTGCCCGGGTTCCCCTTGGGGCCGGGAAGTACTCTGCCCGGGAAATAATCAAGATAATGTCGGAGATTCCGACCGAGGAAGACTGGGTTAGGATGGATGATGCCGGGATGGTGAGCACTTTCAAGGAACTGGGGAGTCTTTGGGGTCAG CTGGGGTCTCGTCTAGCCGGGTTCAATACCATTGCTTTTAACTTGATAAAGTCAGAAAGGGATACTGCTGAGACTTTTGGGGCGAGAGCCCGGAAAGCTGAATCGGACTTGGCCCAGGAGAGGTCGGCTAAGGAGAAGTTGGAGTCCGAGTTGGAGAAGCGGGTGAAGGAGGCCGAAACCCGACTGGAAGCTGAGTGGAAGCGGAAACTGGAGGATGCTGAGACCCGGGCGGGTGATTCTGAGAAGAGGGTGTCCGGACTCGAGGAGGATATGGAGAAGTTGAAGAAACAACTCGAGGACCGCAAGGAGCCAGAAGTTGTGATTGCTGATTTCAAGAAATCTGAAGAGTATAAGGGTGACCTGGCCAATGCTGCCGCTGCGGAGGTTGTCCGATGCTGGAATGTTGCCGAGAGGCACATCAAAACGGATCCGGTGGCAGATCTGACCAGTTTCATCAACCTTTATATCCAGGCCAAGGATGATGTTACGGCCGGTAAGGGCGAACCCGAGCCCTTTGAGGGTCCTTCTCCGAGCTTTATTGCTCCAGCCAATCCGGTTGCTCCCGTCGATGCGGCTCTCCAGACAAACAACCTTCCCCCTGCTACTTAG